Proteins encoded within one genomic window of Thermococcus celer Vu 13 = JCM 8558:
- a CDS encoding transcriptional regulator, producing the protein MMTRRARIIKLLEERDYSPAELSMALGLRGRGAKKVILEDLRAIQRTLKREGKVLLIKPAECRKCGFVFKPEIKIPTRCPRCKSEWIEEPRFKIEVR; encoded by the coding sequence ATGATGACTCGAAGGGCGAGGATAATAAAGCTTTTGGAGGAGAGGGACTACTCCCCGGCCGAGCTCTCCATGGCCCTCGGGCTGAGGGGAAGGGGGGCGAAGAAGGTAATCCTCGAGGACCTCAGGGCGATTCAGAGAACGCTAAAGCGCGAGGGAAAGGTGCTCCTCATAAAGCCGGCCGAGTGCAGGAAGTGCGGCTTCGTCTTTAAGCCCGAAATTAAAATCCCAACGCGCTGTCCGAGGTGCAAGTCGGAGTGGATAGAGGAGCCGAGGTTTAAGATAGAGGTCAGGTAA
- the gatD gene encoding Glu-tRNA(Gln) amidotransferase subunit GatD, producing MRKVERFMRERNLEVGDYVRIIEKENGNVSVYEGIVMNPYELSSGETLTLKLDNGYNIGILVDQIASVEILKKAAPRGEVEFEEVFPKRPNLPNVAIIGTGGTIASRIDYKTGAVHAAFTAEELAKAVPEIFDIANVTPKLLFNIMSEDMRPEYWARIAHEVAKMLNGGEDGVVIAHGTDTMAYTASALAFMLRDLGKPVILVGSQRSSDRPSSDAAMNLICSVKMATADFGEVAIVMHGETGDTYCLAHRGTKARKMHTSRRDAFRSINDVPIARIWPKGEIEFLRDDYRRRTGDEVWVDDKMEERVALVKAFPGIQPEVIDFFVDNGYRGLVIEGTGLGHVPNYLIDSIKRATEEGVAVCMTSQCLYGRVNLNVYSTGRRLLKAGVIPCEDMLPETAYVKLMWVLGHTDDPEEVRGMMLTNYAGEITPYTRFDTFLR from the coding sequence ATGCGCAAAGTTGAGAGGTTTATGAGGGAAAGAAACCTCGAGGTCGGAGACTACGTCCGGATAATTGAAAAGGAGAACGGAAATGTGAGCGTTTACGAGGGTATCGTAATGAACCCCTACGAGCTCTCCAGCGGCGAGACGCTCACGCTGAAGCTTGACAACGGTTACAACATCGGGATACTTGTCGACCAGATAGCGTCCGTCGAGATCCTGAAGAAGGCCGCCCCCAGGGGGGAGGTGGAGTTCGAGGAGGTCTTTCCGAAGAGGCCGAACCTCCCGAACGTCGCGATAATTGGAACCGGGGGGACCATAGCGAGCAGGATTGACTACAAAACCGGTGCGGTTCACGCGGCCTTCACGGCCGAGGAGCTCGCCAAGGCCGTTCCGGAGATATTCGATATAGCGAACGTAACGCCGAAGCTCCTCTTCAACATCATGAGCGAGGACATGCGGCCGGAGTACTGGGCCAGGATAGCCCACGAAGTGGCTAAAATGCTCAACGGCGGCGAGGACGGGGTTGTGATAGCTCACGGGACGGACACGATGGCCTACACTGCCTCGGCACTTGCCTTCATGCTCCGCGACCTCGGAAAGCCGGTCATCCTCGTCGGCTCCCAGAGGAGTTCCGACAGGCCGAGCAGTGACGCGGCCATGAACCTCATCTGCTCGGTCAAGATGGCGACCGCCGATTTCGGAGAGGTTGCCATAGTGATGCACGGCGAGACCGGCGACACCTACTGCCTTGCCCACCGCGGAACGAAGGCGAGGAAGATGCACACGAGCAGGAGGGACGCCTTCAGGAGCATAAACGACGTTCCCATAGCGAGGATATGGCCGAAAGGTGAGATCGAGTTCCTGAGGGACGATTACAGGAGGAGAACCGGCGATGAGGTCTGGGTGGACGACAAAATGGAGGAGAGGGTCGCCCTCGTCAAGGCCTTCCCGGGGATTCAGCCCGAGGTCATCGACTTCTTCGTCGATAATGGTTACAGGGGACTCGTCATAGAGGGCACTGGACTGGGTCACGTGCCGAATTACCTCATAGACTCAATAAAACGGGCCACGGAGGAGGGCGTCGCCGTCTGCATGACGAGCCAGTGCCTCTACGGTCGCGTTAACCTCAACGTTTACTCCACGGGGAGGAGGCTCCTGAAGGCGGGAGTGATACCCTGCGAGGACATGCTACCCGAGACCGCCTACGTTAAGCTGATGTGGGTCCTCGGACACACGGATGACCCGGAGGAAGTGCGCGGGATGATGCTGACGAACTACGCGGGCGAGATAACCCCCTACACAAGGTTTGACACCTTCCTGAGGTGA
- the gatE gene encoding Glu-tRNA(Gln) amidotransferase subunit GatE, with translation MTVAYDYKKLGLKVGLEIHRQLNTKKLFSPVPSELSDEVHFTFRRRLRPTISELGEIDPAALEEFKKGKSYIYEGNYELTDLVYMDEEPPHAPDEEALRVSLQISYLLNATPVDEVHFMRKIVIDGSNVSGFQRTAIVAMNGRVDTPWGSVGIPTICLEEDACRIVERKEREVIYRLDRLGIPLVEISTTPDIHHPEQARAVAKYIGDALRATRKVKRGLGTIRQDLNVSIKGGARVEIKGVQELDMIPLIIEREVQRQLSLLEIRDELRRRGVKAGDLKEEFHDVTEVFKETGSKIVARAIKKGGKVLAVRLPGFRGLIGKEIQPGRRLGTEMADRARKYVGGIFHIDELPNYGITELEVNALIEKLNLGEEDAFVLVAAEEETARKALKEVLRRAKEALDGVPEETRRALPDGNTQYMRPLPGKARMYPETDIPPILVTPEMKEEILKSLPELPQERVERYVKEYGIDRSLAETLVNDERDELFEELIAKGVKPSLAASILVVVLKGLKKEVPIEKISDEHIREAFDLYLGGKIAKEAFEEIFRELALNPEKSAARVAEERGLTLLDEEEVERIIDEVVRANIDVIKAKGMGAMGMVMGRAMARLRGRADGKLVSSLVRRKIQEIAS, from the coding sequence ATGACGGTGGCGTACGATTACAAAAAACTCGGACTCAAAGTTGGGCTTGAGATACACAGGCAGCTGAACACGAAGAAGCTCTTCTCACCCGTTCCGAGCGAGCTGAGCGACGAGGTTCACTTCACCTTCAGGAGGAGGTTAAGGCCGACGATAAGCGAGCTCGGGGAGATAGACCCCGCGGCGCTCGAGGAGTTCAAGAAGGGGAAGAGCTACATCTACGAGGGGAACTACGAGCTCACGGACCTCGTTTACATGGACGAGGAGCCACCCCACGCCCCCGACGAGGAGGCCCTTCGCGTCTCCCTCCAGATAAGCTACCTCCTCAACGCAACTCCCGTCGACGAGGTTCACTTCATGCGCAAGATAGTCATAGACGGCTCCAACGTCTCGGGCTTCCAGAGGACGGCGATAGTGGCCATGAACGGAAGGGTCGATACGCCATGGGGGAGCGTTGGCATACCCACGATATGCCTCGAGGAGGACGCGTGCAGGATCGTCGAGCGGAAGGAGAGGGAAGTAATCTACCGCCTCGACCGCCTCGGAATCCCGCTGGTGGAGATATCGACGACCCCCGATATACACCACCCGGAGCAGGCGAGGGCCGTCGCGAAGTACATCGGCGACGCTCTGAGGGCTACGAGGAAGGTGAAGCGCGGCCTCGGAACCATCAGGCAGGACCTCAACGTCTCGATCAAGGGCGGGGCGAGGGTCGAGATAAAGGGAGTTCAGGAGCTTGACATGATTCCCCTTATCATCGAGCGTGAGGTTCAGAGGCAGCTGAGTCTCCTTGAGATCAGGGACGAGCTGAGGAGAAGGGGCGTTAAAGCCGGAGATCTGAAGGAGGAGTTCCACGACGTCACGGAGGTCTTCAAAGAGACCGGCTCGAAGATAGTGGCGAGGGCGATAAAGAAGGGTGGAAAGGTCCTCGCCGTCAGGCTTCCGGGGTTCAGGGGACTCATCGGGAAGGAGATACAGCCCGGCAGGAGACTCGGCACGGAGATGGCCGACAGGGCCAGGAAGTACGTGGGAGGTATCTTCCACATCGATGAATTACCGAATTATGGAATCACCGAATTAGAGGTTAACGCCCTTATTGAAAAACTTAACCTCGGCGAAGAAGACGCCTTCGTCCTCGTGGCCGCGGAGGAGGAGACTGCCAGGAAGGCCCTCAAAGAGGTTCTCCGGAGGGCAAAGGAAGCGCTTGATGGCGTCCCGGAGGAGACGAGGAGGGCCCTGCCCGACGGAAACACCCAGTACATGCGTCCGCTCCCTGGGAAGGCCAGGATGTACCCGGAGACGGACATACCGCCGATACTCGTAACCCCTGAGATGAAGGAGGAGATACTGAAGAGCCTGCCGGAGCTCCCGCAGGAGCGCGTTGAGCGCTACGTGAAGGAGTACGGGATAGACAGGAGCCTGGCCGAGACCCTCGTCAACGACGAGCGCGATGAGTTGTTCGAGGAGCTCATTGCGAAGGGCGTCAAACCGTCCCTCGCCGCCTCGATCCTCGTCGTAGTCCTCAAGGGCCTCAAGAAGGAGGTTCCCATCGAGAAAATCAGCGATGAGCACATCAGGGAGGCCTTCGACCTCTACCTCGGCGGGAAGATAGCCAAGGAGGCCTTCGAGGAGATATTCAGGGAGCTCGCACTGAACCCGGAGAAGAGCGCCGCCCGGGTGGCCGAGGAGAGGGGTCTAACGCTCCTGGACGAGGAGGAGGTAGAGAGGATAATAGACGAGGTGGTCCGGGCGAACATCGATGTCATAAAGGCAAAGGGAATGGGAGCCATGGGCATGGTGATGGGCAGGGCCATGGCGAGGCTCCGCGGAAGGGCGGACGGAAAGCTCGTCAGCTCGCTCGTGAGGAGGAAGATTCAGGAGATAGCCTCCTGA
- the hmgA gene encoding hydroxymethylglutaryl-CoA reductase (NADPH), with translation MNVEEIVDKVANGEIKLHQVEKYTNGDKKLATEIRRKALEKKLGVSLENIGHYSIDPNRLIGKNIENMIGVVQIPMGVAGPLRINGEYAKGEFYVPLATTEGALVASVNRGCSALTAAGGVKTTLIDDKMTRAPLLKCPDARRAREVAEWVKANLDYLQEKAVRKVTRHGKLRGVKPYIVGNNLYLRFEFETGDAMGMNMVTISSEEIMKVIEEEFPDVKYLALSGNLCVDKKPNAMNFINGRGKSIIAEAVIPREIVEEKLKTTPELIAEVNYRKNLVGSAQAGSYGFNAHFGNVVGAIFLATGQDEAQITEGSHGITLAEVTPEGDLYISVTMPSLEIGTVGGGTRVPTQREALSIMGVAGGGDPPGTNARKFAEIVAGAVLAGELSLLAAIAAKHLAKAHAALGR, from the coding sequence ATGAACGTGGAAGAGATCGTGGATAAGGTAGCGAACGGGGAGATAAAGCTCCATCAGGTCGAGAAGTACACTAACGGCGACAAAAAACTCGCCACTGAAATAAGGAGGAAAGCGCTCGAGAAGAAGCTCGGCGTGAGCCTCGAGAACATCGGCCACTACTCCATCGACCCGAACAGGCTGATAGGCAAGAACATCGAGAACATGATAGGCGTCGTCCAGATACCCATGGGCGTCGCGGGCCCGCTCAGGATCAACGGGGAGTACGCGAAGGGCGAGTTCTACGTTCCCCTCGCGACCACGGAGGGGGCGCTCGTCGCGAGCGTCAACCGTGGCTGCTCAGCTTTAACGGCGGCAGGGGGCGTTAAGACAACCCTCATAGACGACAAGATGACCCGCGCACCTCTCCTCAAGTGCCCCGACGCGAGGAGGGCGAGGGAGGTCGCGGAGTGGGTCAAAGCCAACCTCGACTACCTCCAGGAGAAGGCCGTTAGAAAAGTGACGAGACATGGGAAGCTCAGGGGCGTCAAGCCCTACATCGTCGGCAACAACCTCTACCTGCGCTTCGAGTTCGAGACGGGGGACGCGATGGGCATGAACATGGTAACCATCTCGAGCGAGGAGATAATGAAGGTCATCGAGGAGGAGTTCCCGGACGTTAAGTACCTCGCGCTCTCCGGCAACCTCTGCGTCGACAAGAAGCCCAACGCCATGAACTTCATCAACGGAAGGGGAAAGAGCATCATCGCCGAGGCCGTGATTCCGAGGGAGATAGTTGAGGAGAAGCTGAAGACGACGCCTGAGCTGATAGCGGAGGTCAACTACAGGAAGAACCTCGTTGGTTCGGCCCAGGCCGGAAGCTACGGCTTCAACGCCCACTTCGGGAACGTAGTCGGCGCCATCTTCCTCGCCACGGGTCAGGACGAGGCGCAGATCACGGAGGGCTCGCACGGGATAACCCTCGCCGAGGTTACCCCCGAGGGGGACCTCTACATCAGCGTCACCATGCCGAGCCTCGAGATAGGGACGGTGGGAGGTGGAACGCGGGTTCCAACGCAGAGGGAAGCACTCAGCATAATGGGCGTCGCCGGTGGCGGGGATCCACCGGGAACGAACGCCAGGAAGTTCGCGGAGATAGTGGCGGGTGCGGTTCTGGCGGGGGAGCTCTCGCTTTTAGCGGCGATAGCGGCCAAGCACCTGGCCAAGGCCCACGCGGCGCTGGGGCGTTAG
- a CDS encoding MinD/ParA family ATP-binding protein, with protein MAVIVVTGRGGAGKTTTTANLSTYLAMREYRVLTVDGDLYLPNLGFHFGLDTVKYTLHSVLKNPDIDPEWAIYKHPETGVHVMPGSTRLQDVLGISPKKLVDLLEGLKYKFGIIFVDSPTGIPFDTLPTFEIANYQLIVVEIERSPIYSFETMVENEIEKLKVLGERYNLNIGVVLNKVRESADVVEKIANAVEDDLDVPVIGWVPFDYRVPESINAGIPIIKYAPKSDAAMAFQEAGEVLEGWIFG; from the coding sequence ATGGCAGTGATAGTGGTGACGGGGAGGGGCGGCGCCGGAAAGACGACCACAACGGCGAACCTCAGCACGTACCTTGCGATGAGGGAGTACAGGGTTCTGACGGTCGATGGGGACCTGTACCTGCCGAATCTTGGCTTCCACTTCGGCCTTGACACCGTGAAGTACACCCTCCACTCCGTTCTGAAGAACCCCGACATCGATCCCGAGTGGGCCATATATAAACACCCCGAGACGGGAGTCCACGTCATGCCGGGCAGTACCAGACTCCAGGACGTTCTCGGTATATCCCCCAAAAAGCTCGTCGACCTGCTGGAGGGGCTTAAATACAAATTCGGGATCATCTTCGTGGATTCCCCAACGGGAATACCCTTCGACACCCTCCCGACGTTTGAGATTGCAAATTACCAGCTCATAGTTGTTGAAATCGAGCGCTCACCGATATACTCCTTCGAGACGATGGTGGAAAACGAGATCGAAAAGCTGAAGGTCCTGGGTGAGAGGTACAACCTCAACATCGGCGTCGTGCTGAACAAGGTTAGGGAGTCCGCGGACGTCGTTGAAAAAATAGCGAACGCCGTGGAGGATGACCTGGACGTTCCGGTCATCGGATGGGTTCCCTTCGATTACAGGGTCCCCGAGTCCATCAACGCGGGGATCCCCATAATCAAGTACGCCCCGAAGAGCGACGCGGCCATGGCGTTTCAGGAAGCGGGGGAGGTACTCGAGGGGTGGATATTCGGCTGA
- the tdh gene encoding L-threonine 3-dehydrogenase produces the protein MAEKMPAIMKTKPAYGAELVEVDVPKPGPGEVLIKVLATSICGTDLHIYEWNDWAKSRIKPPQIMGHEVAGEVIEVGPGVDTVEVGDHISAETHIVCGKCYACRHNRYHVCQNTKIFGVDMDGVFAEYAIVPAQNAWKNPKDMKPEYATLQEPLGNAVDTVLAGPIAGRSTLITGAGPLGLLGIAVAKASGAYPVIVSEPSEFRRELAKKVGADYVVNPFEEDPVKFVMDVTDGAGVEVFLEFSGAPKALEQGLKATTPGGRVSLLGLYPRDVTLDMNNLVIFKALEVHGITGRHLWETWYTVSSLIQSGKLNLDPVITHRYKGFDRFEEAFELMRAGKTGKVVFFPHKR, from the coding sequence ATGGCCGAGAAGATGCCGGCAATTATGAAGACCAAACCGGCCTACGGTGCCGAGCTCGTTGAGGTTGATGTTCCGAAGCCCGGGCCCGGTGAGGTTCTCATCAAGGTCCTCGCAACCAGCATATGCGGAACCGACCTTCATATCTACGAGTGGAACGACTGGGCCAAGAGCAGAATAAAGCCCCCTCAGATAATGGGTCACGAAGTTGCAGGGGAGGTCATCGAAGTCGGTCCCGGTGTCGATACGGTTGAGGTCGGTGATCACATAAGCGCCGAGACCCACATCGTCTGCGGCAAGTGCTACGCCTGCAGGCACAACCGCTACCACGTCTGCCAGAACACGAAGATATTCGGCGTCGACATGGACGGTGTCTTCGCCGAGTACGCCATAGTTCCCGCCCAGAACGCCTGGAAGAACCCCAAAGATATGAAGCCCGAGTACGCCACCCTCCAGGAGCCCCTCGGCAACGCGGTCGATACCGTCCTGGCAGGTCCGATAGCCGGGAGAAGCACCCTCATAACCGGCGCAGGCCCGCTCGGACTCCTCGGCATAGCGGTCGCCAAGGCCTCCGGCGCTTACCCCGTCATCGTTAGCGAACCGAGCGAGTTCAGAAGGGAGCTGGCGAAGAAGGTCGGTGCGGACTACGTCGTCAACCCCTTCGAGGAGGACCCGGTCAAGTTCGTGATGGACGTCACCGATGGTGCCGGTGTCGAGGTGTTCCTCGAGTTCAGCGGCGCGCCGAAGGCCCTGGAGCAGGGACTCAAGGCCACGACCCCCGGCGGAAGGGTTTCCCTGCTCGGACTCTACCCGCGCGACGTCACCCTCGACATGAACAACCTCGTGATATTCAAGGCCCTTGAGGTCCACGGCATAACCGGACGGCACCTCTGGGAGACCTGGTACACCGTCTCGAGCCTCATCCAGAGTGGCAAGCTCAACCTCGACCCGGTAATCACCCACAGGTACAAAGGCTTCGACAGATTTGAGGAAGCCTTCGAGCTCATGCGCGCCGGCAAGACAGGGAAGGTCGTCTTCTTCCCGCACAAGCGTTGA
- the pheS gene encoding phenylalanine--tRNA ligase subunit alpha, giving the protein MELSYQEKLTLIKLNEVKKAKFEELVERTGLDQVAVMRSVLGLQSRGLAKLHERSEKVAKITETGERYVRIGLPERRALAVLREKGRVTLDDLRGVLDENELKPIVGLLRREGWASVKKENGKLVLEITERGKKAGERPIDRALELLAEKKVVPLGEVEKLVPIKELKRRKVAEEDISTERVVEITPAGEELTRRGIELREEVSNLTPELIKSGRWREVEFKRFNIHAPVRRVYPGKKQPYRAFLDKLRRRLIEMGFIEMTSESLIETQFWNFDALFQPQNHPARDWTDTYQLRYPKSGSLPAEELVERVRKAHEHGLAGSRGWGYVWSPERAMLLMPRAHGTALDARQLAAGVEIPGKYFTIQRVFRPDVLDRTHLIEFNQIDGFVVGENLNFRHLLGILKRFAVEIAGAKRVKFLPDYYPFTEPSVQMSAYHPELGWVEFGGAGIFREEMTRALGIDVPVIAWGIGIDRLAMFKLGIDDIRYLFSYDLRWLREARLVW; this is encoded by the coding sequence ATGGAGCTGAGCTATCAGGAGAAACTCACGCTCATAAAGCTCAACGAGGTTAAGAAGGCTAAATTCGAGGAGCTCGTCGAGAGAACCGGCCTCGACCAGGTGGCGGTAATGCGCTCCGTCCTCGGCCTCCAGAGCAGGGGACTCGCGAAACTCCACGAGAGGAGCGAGAAGGTGGCGAAGATAACGGAGACGGGCGAGAGGTACGTTAGGATTGGCCTTCCGGAGAGGAGGGCCCTGGCCGTTCTAAGGGAGAAGGGAAGGGTAACGCTCGACGACCTCAGGGGGGTTCTCGATGAGAACGAGCTCAAGCCGATAGTCGGCCTCCTGAGGAGGGAAGGCTGGGCCTCAGTAAAGAAGGAGAACGGGAAGCTCGTCCTTGAGATCACGGAGAGGGGGAAGAAAGCCGGGGAGAGACCGATAGACAGGGCTTTGGAGCTCCTCGCAGAGAAAAAGGTCGTCCCCCTGGGCGAGGTCGAGAAGCTCGTCCCGATCAAGGAGCTCAAGAGGAGGAAGGTGGCGGAAGAAGATATCTCAACGGAGAGGGTCGTTGAGATAACCCCCGCCGGAGAGGAGCTCACGAGAAGGGGCATAGAGCTGAGGGAGGAGGTATCGAACCTAACTCCAGAGCTCATAAAGTCCGGTAGGTGGAGGGAGGTCGAGTTCAAGCGCTTCAACATCCACGCCCCGGTCAGGAGGGTGTACCCCGGCAAGAAACAGCCCTACAGGGCCTTCCTCGACAAGCTGAGGAGAAGGCTAATCGAGATGGGCTTCATAGAGATGACCTCCGAGAGCCTCATCGAGACCCAGTTCTGGAACTTCGACGCCCTCTTCCAGCCCCAGAACCACCCGGCGAGGGACTGGACGGACACATACCAGCTTAGGTACCCGAAGAGCGGCAGTCTTCCGGCGGAGGAGCTCGTCGAGAGGGTGAGGAAGGCCCACGAGCACGGTCTGGCAGGTTCGCGCGGGTGGGGCTACGTCTGGTCTCCGGAGAGGGCGATGCTGCTGATGCCCCGCGCCCACGGAACCGCCCTCGATGCGAGACAGCTCGCGGCTGGCGTTGAGATCCCCGGGAAGTACTTCACGATTCAGCGCGTCTTCAGGCCCGACGTCCTGGACAGGACCCACCTCATAGAGTTCAACCAGATAGACGGCTTCGTAGTCGGCGAAAACTTAAACTTCAGGCATCTCCTTGGGATACTCAAGCGCTTCGCCGTCGAGATAGCGGGAGCGAAGAGGGTCAAGTTCCTGCCCGACTACTACCCCTTCACGGAGCCGAGCGTCCAGATGAGCGCCTACCATCCGGAACTCGGCTGGGTGGAGTTCGGTGGAGCGGGAATCTTCCGCGAGGAGATGACGAGGGCCCTCGGAATAGACGTCCCTGTGATAGCGTGGGGCATAGGGATAGACAGGCTGGCGATGTTCAAGCTCGGGATAGACGACATAAGGTACCTGTTCAGCTACGACCTGCGGTGGCTGAGGGAGGCAAGGCTCGTCTGGTGA
- the pheT gene encoding phenylalanine--tRNA ligase subunit beta, whose amino-acid sequence MPKFDVSKADLERLIGKEFSVEEWEDLFLYAKCEMDDVREENGEVYFKADSKDTNRPDLWSAEGIARQIRFALGLERGLPEYRVEKSDVTVYVDGKLKDIRPYGVYAVVEGLNLDDEALRQMINLQEKVALTFGRRRKEVAIGIFDFDRVKPPIHYRAAEKTERFVPLGFDEEMTLEEILERHEKGREYGHLIRDKPYYPLLVDSEGKVLSMPPIINSEVTGRVTTETKNVFVDVTGWDLNRVMLALNVVVTALAERGGRIRSVRVVYPDFEVETPDLTPKPFEVDLDYVRKLSGLDLSDGEIKELLERMMYRVELVDGKAKLLYPAFRDDIMHARDVLEDVLIAYGYNEIEPEEPELAVQGRGDKFIEFQDAVRELMVGFGLQEVTTFNLTNRDAQYGRMRLESGVDYSNHPPAELVEIENPISPKWSALRAWLIPSLLDFLSQNTHEEYPQRIFEVGTVTLIDESRETRTVSEGKLAVALAHPRVTFTEVKEVLEGTMRHLGFEYGLKEMDHPSFIPGRTGLIIVNGEEVGIIGEIHPGVLENWGIEMPVAVFELFLRPLYREPYL is encoded by the coding sequence ATGCCGAAGTTCGACGTTTCGAAGGCCGACCTTGAAAGGCTCATCGGGAAGGAGTTCAGCGTGGAGGAGTGGGAGGACCTCTTCCTCTACGCCAAGTGCGAGATGGACGACGTCAGGGAGGAGAACGGTGAGGTCTACTTCAAGGCCGACTCCAAGGACACGAACAGGCCCGACCTCTGGAGCGCCGAGGGGATTGCGAGGCAGATAAGGTTCGCCCTCGGGCTGGAGAGGGGACTTCCCGAATACAGGGTCGAGAAGAGCGACGTCACGGTTTACGTTGACGGGAAGCTGAAGGACATCAGGCCCTACGGTGTCTACGCCGTGGTGGAGGGGCTGAACCTCGACGATGAAGCGCTGAGGCAGATGATAAACCTGCAGGAGAAGGTCGCCCTGACCTTCGGGAGAAGGAGGAAGGAGGTGGCGATAGGCATCTTCGACTTCGACCGCGTGAAACCGCCGATACACTACCGCGCCGCCGAGAAGACCGAGAGGTTCGTTCCGCTGGGTTTCGATGAGGAGATGACGCTGGAGGAGATCTTAGAGAGGCACGAGAAGGGGAGGGAGTACGGCCACCTCATCAGGGACAAACCCTACTACCCGCTCCTCGTCGACAGCGAGGGCAAGGTCCTCTCGATGCCGCCGATAATAAACTCCGAGGTAACGGGAAGGGTAACGACCGAAACAAAAAACGTGTTCGTCGACGTCACCGGCTGGGACCTTAACAGGGTGATGCTGGCCCTGAACGTCGTCGTAACCGCTCTGGCGGAGCGCGGCGGGAGGATACGGAGCGTCAGGGTGGTTTACCCCGACTTCGAGGTGGAGACACCTGACTTAACGCCAAAGCCCTTCGAGGTCGACCTCGACTACGTCAGAAAGCTGAGCGGTCTTGATCTGAGCGACGGAGAGATCAAGGAGCTCCTCGAGCGCATGATGTACAGGGTCGAGCTCGTCGATGGAAAGGCGAAACTCCTCTACCCGGCCTTCCGCGACGACATAATGCACGCGAGGGACGTTCTCGAGGACGTCCTCATCGCCTACGGCTACAACGAGATAGAGCCTGAGGAACCTGAGTTAGCCGTTCAGGGGAGAGGGGACAAGTTCATAGAGTTCCAGGACGCGGTCAGGGAGCTGATGGTGGGGTTCGGCCTGCAGGAGGTCACCACCTTCAACCTCACCAACAGGGATGCCCAGTACGGGAGGATGCGTCTCGAAAGCGGCGTGGATTATTCAAACCACCCGCCGGCGGAGCTCGTCGAGATAGAGAACCCGATAAGCCCCAAGTGGTCGGCCTTAAGGGCGTGGCTGATCCCAAGTCTGCTGGACTTCCTGAGCCAGAACACCCACGAGGAGTACCCCCAGAGGATCTTCGAGGTGGGAACCGTCACGCTCATAGACGAGAGCAGGGAGACCAGGACGGTCAGCGAGGGCAAGCTTGCGGTGGCCCTCGCCCACCCGCGCGTGACCTTCACCGAGGTCAAGGAGGTGCTGGAGGGCACGATGCGCCATCTCGGGTTCGAGTACGGGCTCAAAGAGATGGATCACCCGAGCTTCATCCCGGGCAGAACCGGGTTAATCATCGTAAACGGAGAAGAGGTGGGCATCATAGGGGAGATCCACCCCGGGGTGCTGGAGAACTGGGGGATCGAGATGCCCGTGGCGGTCTTTGAGCTGTTCTTAAGGCCGCTCTACCGGGAGCCGTACCTCTAA
- the truA gene encoding tRNA pseudouridine(38-40) synthase TruA has translation MRFALRIAYDGTAFYGFQRQPDVRTVEGELIRVLSKLGVISDAGSSNFKGASRTDRGVSAFFNVVAFDTENRPDLVRAEVLNHHLRDAWVLGVAEVPGDFHPRFRARSKTYRYYLVDEGFDVERMEECAALFVGRHDFSAFARLEPGKDPVRELTGVGVTKRQGYYVVELEGRSFLWEMARRIVNALRFCGLGLMEPEEVEKMLAGEYRKKIPPAPPEGLILWHMEYPGIKFEVDERGLKKARRDLFERYSRALARAALLGDVLLEL, from the coding sequence ATGAGGTTCGCGCTCAGGATAGCCTACGATGGGACCGCGTTCTACGGCTTCCAGAGACAGCCCGACGTCAGGACGGTCGAGGGGGAACTGATAAGGGTCCTCTCAAAACTCGGGGTAATAAGCGACGCGGGGAGCTCAAACTTCAAGGGCGCATCGCGGACGGACAGGGGCGTCTCGGCGTTCTTCAACGTCGTGGCCTTTGATACCGAAAATAGACCCGACCTCGTCAGGGCGGAGGTTCTCAACCACCACCTGAGGGACGCCTGGGTTCTGGGCGTTGCGGAGGTTCCGGGGGACTTTCATCCCCGCTTTCGGGCGAGATCGAAGACCTACCGCTATTACCTCGTCGATGAGGGCTTTGACGTTGAGAGAATGGAGGAGTGCGCCGCCCTCTTCGTCGGGAGGCACGACTTCTCGGCCTTCGCGAGGCTGGAACCCGGGAAGGACCCGGTGAGGGAGTTAACGGGGGTCGGGGTTACGAAGCGCCAGGGTTACTACGTGGTGGAGCTCGAGGGACGGAGTTTCCTCTGGGAGATGGCGAGGAGAATCGTGAACGCCCTCCGCTTCTGCGGCCTCGGCCTGATGGAGCCCGAAGAGGTTGAGAAGATGCTCGCCGGTGAATACAGAAAGAAAATACCACCAGCGCCCCCCGAGGGCTTGATCCTCTGGCACATGGAGTATCCAGGGATAAAATTTGAGGTGGACGAGAGGGGACTTAAGAAAGCCCGGCGCGACCTCTTCGAACGCTACTCACGGGCGCTTGCGAGGGCGGCCCTTCTCGGGGACGTCCTCCTCGAGCTCTGA